ATGTATTGCCCATATCTTCAGCAGATTCTGACTGTTTTAGGGCTAAAGCCTTATCTTTCTCAGCGGTATCTGTAGCTTGCTGGTTCTGGCTGCTTTCCTGCTGAGTTGCCAGTCCTTTTTCGGTAGTTTCCAGATCAGTTAGCCATGTGTAATAGCCTAGCCCGAGCAGGCAGATGATACAGGCAGCTGCTACTGCACGGTAGAATATAAACCCTTTACGATACTTACCATTCTCCTGCATGGTAAGCTGGTTATCTATGTTTTTCCACAGGTCAGCAGAAGGGGTAACCTCAGCACCTTCAAATGCATCCTTCCACTGTTCCTCAAAGGCCGATCTTTTGTCCATATTAGCCATGTTTTACCTCCCCTGTTTCAGTAATCATTTCTTTGATCAGAGACTTGGCACGTGCGTACTGCGATTTAGACGTACCCTCACTGATATTAAGCATTTCTGCAATTTCCTTGTGCTTGTAACCCTCTATTGCGTACAGGTTAAAAATAACCTGACAGCCCTGGGGCAATGTTTGTAGTAGTTTTAGTAAATCTTTATAGTTGTGGTTAGATACTGTAACATCATCATCGCCGATGTCATGCATATCTTCTATATCAAAATGTGGATAGAGATAAACACTTTTACGATGATAGTTTAAAGCAGTGTTGATGACGATTCGCTTGATCCAATAGCCTAGTGTAGACTCTTTGCGGAAAGACTCAATATTATTGAAAACCTTAACGAAGGCTTCCTGCAGTATATCTTCTGCATCTTCCCGGCTTTTGCAATAGCGTATACATACGGCGAGCATTTGTCCGGAAAACCGATCATAAAGTTCTTTCTGCATTGCTCGTTCTCCTTTGGCACAGCCGGAGACAAGCGCTTTTTCGTCATGCATGCTTACTTACATTACCAGGCTTAGGTTGACACTTGTTCTTAAGAATAAGACACAGCAAATGCACATAGCGTTGGAAAGCCCTGAAAATTATTTATGAGCTTACTACCTCTAAGAAACGAAAGATTGAAGAAGGAAAGTACTATCAGATATAAAAATGTGGAACGGTGCTTAGACTTGCTGCATAATGTTTTGAAGGTCTTCTGCCTTTAGTGGTTTGCTTAGGTATGAGGTAACCTGGCTGTAAGCATTAGCCTTATCTATATCCTGCTGATCCACAGAGGATGATACTACGTAGATGAGGGGCTGACTGCTGTATAATGGCAATTGTATAAATTCGTCCAGAAACTGCCAGCCATCCATGATAGGCATGTTAATATCTAAAAGTATTACCTCTGGTAATGGCTTCTGTTTTTCTACTCTGGACTTTAGCTCCTGAATAGCCACTTCTCCGTTTTCTAATACCAGCAAATCTTCACAGAAGCCTACGATACCCATCTGCCTTTTAGTACCGTAGACGTAGATAGGGTCGTCATCAATAACGCAGGCTAACTTTATTTTTTTCATAGGGGAAGTATATTTTAAAAGTCGTTCCACAGCCAAGTTCACTCTCAACTTCTACCTTGCCGCCCATTGCTTCTATCTGGTTTTTTGTAATAAAAAGGCCAACTCCACGGGCGTCTTTTCGGTGATGGAATGTTTTGTACAGGCCAAAGAGCTTTTCGCCATGTTTTTGTAGGTCTATGCCCAAGCCATTGTCAGTTATGTTGAGTACGACAAATTCTGACGTAGGTTTGGCAGTAATATGAATTACCGGCGTGCGTTCTTTGTGGCGGTATTTAAGCGCATTGGTTATAAAGTTGAGCAACACACTATCCAGATAAGCTGGATTAAACAGAACTTCCGTGTTAGAGGGTACCTCTAGCACGACCTGACCTTTGGTCTTGATAAGGTCTGCCTGAACGGTATTGATAGCTTTTTCCAGATAGGCATGCAGGTTAAGAGCATTTTTTGTCTCATGCGTACTATTCTGGATCTTAACAACTTCGGTAAGGTGCGTAATGGTCTCGGATAAAGATTTTGAAATAGCAGTGATACTATTTAGAAGAAAATCTTTTTCTTTTTCTTCTGTCTCGTCTTTGAAGAATTGAAGCAGCATTTCCAGGTTGCCGGAGTGTGACCGTAGGTTATGCGATACAATATGAGCAAAGTTAATCAGACGGTTGTTTTGTTCTTTTACTACTGTAAGGGTTTGTTCCAGCTTTTGCTGCGCCTTTTTTTTGGAGGTAATATCTTTGATCTGAGTTACAAAGTGGCGTGGGTTGCCATACTCATCTCTGATGAGGGAGACGGATAGCAGTACCCACACGATATGTCCTTTTTTATGGTAATATCTTTTTTCCAGGTGATAATAGTTAATTTCACCATTCAGCACCTGCTTTACATACCCCAAGTCTGCCTCCAGATCATCGGTGTGCGTTATATCCTGAAAGCTTTGGTCCAGCAGCTCCGATTCGCTATAGCCTACAATTTTGCACACCTGCGGATTTACCTTTAGCCATTCACCTTTAGGAGAGACCAGGGCTATTCCAATAGGGGCGTTATCAAAGGTCTGGCGAAACTGCTCCTCGCTACGAGCGAGTTTAAGCATCGCGTTTTTCTTTTGTGTGATGTCTGAGGTGTAAAGTAGTATACCGCCTATCTTGTCTTTTGACAGGTACCAGGGGCGTACGTCCCACGAAACCCAACGAAATTTTCCGTTCTCATCTTCAAAAAAGTCTTCGTCTTTTTGGTTATGTATGCCTCTAAGTCCTTCTCGGTGAATCTCTCTCCACTCTTCTCTAATTGCGGGAAAGAGCTCATAATGGCAAACGCCTAGTATTTTTTTGTCTTTAAGATTGTACTCTTCTATCCATTTCTGAGAAGCAGCAAGGTAGCGCATCTCATGGTCAAACATGGCAATAGCATTTGGGCATTGCTCTACAAAGATTCTGTTGCGGTCAAGGCTGTGCTTAATTTTTATCTCTGTGTTTTTCTTCTCATCAATATCCTGAAAGACTCCATAAATTCGGACACATTCGCCGTTAGAAAATTCCGGAAAACCTATTGCCCTCACCCATAAAGGCTTATTGCTAGCGGTAACAATCTGAAGTTCTACATCAAAAGGCTTACCTTTTTCAATAGCCGCAGATACCGCCCTGCTAATAGTATCTCTGTGTTCACCTGCCTGGTAAAAGTTAATAGCTTCGGATAGCTTAGGTCTATAGTTCTGGTCAACCTCATGAATTTCTTTAGTGACTTTGCTCCAGGTTAATGTCTGAAACTCCAGGTTCATCTCCCAACTGCCTACCCTTGCCAGTTCGTTGGTTTTATCCAGCAGTTCTTTGTAATAAGCAAGTTGTAGGGCATTATTTTTCCGTTCCGTAATATCTTGTACGTAGCCGGTTATCCAGATCGGGCTTCCATCTTCAGCCCATTCGTTTACTTTACCGCTAACCTCAATCCATACCCACTTAAAACTCATGTGATGCATGCGAACTTCACACTTATAAAACTCTTCTTCTCCTTTCAGGTGCTTTTCCAGCTGAGTAGCTACTATAGCTCTGTCTTCTGGGTGCAGCATTTTATCAAAGTCTGAAATTTTAATTACTTGTCCCTCTACCCAGGGCATACCCAGAATATCCGCCCAGCGTTCATTCAGTATGACATCACCATTTTGCATATTCCACTCCCAGGTACCAATATTAGCTCCCCTGAGTATGCTTTGCAGCCTTTCGTTTTTTCTTCTCAGCCTTTCTTCTGCCTGTTTTAGTGAGGTGATATCTATATGGTGGGCTACCAATTTAGTAGGGCGCTGATCGTCGCCCCAGGATTGCACAGAAAGATTCATTGAAGCCCATACTTCGGAATTGACCTTGTGGCTGTATTTTATTTCGGTAGGCATATTGGGTTTGTATTGTTCCTTTTGTATTGAAGACCAATATTTTGTGATACGCTCTAAATCCTCGGGATAGAGAATAAGATCTTGAATTTGAAGGATGTCGCAGCTTTCTTCCGCCTGATAACCTAGCATAGACTTAAAGTCGTGACTTAGGTATAGTATGTTATCAGGTATGTTCCACTCCCAGTAGTTAGTACATATAGATGCGGCGTCATCTCTAAGCATATTCTCCATTGAGTTGAGAGTATTTGGGGTAGCCTAAGTATTTATGTATACAAAGATTATACATAATGAGAGTAAAATGATAGTATTATGTTAGATTTTTTTACATAAGACTAGTTGATATTACCTATCAAATACTGTAATAAAATAAAGATATAATGACTTAAACTATGTAAGTATTTTAAGTAAAATAATAAGAGAATGAAGCTGATGGGTCTTCATGAAAATAAATGCCAGGCTGTACTTAGGCTAAATACAGAATCTAAGGTGTAAGATTTGACTAGGAGTTATTGATTAGTAGGAGGCTTTGTAATCTATTTTGAGCTCAACCTTGTTGACGCTGTCTTTTTCTACTTTTGTTACTTGTACGTACCCATTGCCATCAAAAAGATTGGCATACAGGCCCTGAGGTTCTTCTACCAGAAGAGAGTAGCTGCCTGTATCCAGAGCAACGCTAAAGTGACCTGAACTATCACTGTTTACCACTTTTACCGCAGGCTGCTTCGGTTTCTTAAAAAAACCTGCTTCGTACTCAAGCTCATCACGTTGCAAAACATTGTAAACATATACTTTGCGTTGAATTCCTTTAGGCTTGGGAGATTTATGGCTCTGGCCTATGCCCGGCATCTGGTTGCCTTCTACCCAGAGTACCTGTCCTACAATTCCCTGCCTTATAGCTTGGGTTTCTTCTTCGGGTAGGGGCTTGAAGTCAAGGCTGCCCAGGTCATTACGTAGCCTTTGCATAAAAGCATCGCCAGGGTCACTTTTCTCGGTGAGGTAGTCAGGATCCTGTTCCAACCACAGTGGATGGTTTTTAAAGCGTTGGTATTCGTGGTGGCCAATGAGGTAATCTATATCATACTTTTTCGTTAAGTAGCGAATCAGCTTTTTGTTGGCCTCATACTGAGCTTCTGTAAGCGGCGTATCTTCTCCATTGCCCACATTTTCTATTCCGATAGCGGTATGGTTAAGCCCAATGACGTGTCGTCCCATCAGAGTATCGGACATTAGTTGGTAGATGGTGCCATCCTGATCTATGAGGTAAGGTACTGAAACATTCAGCGCGCCGCCACTGGAAATACCTGTACGAAAAGAAGGGAGTCTGCTCTCATAAAACGCATTAAAGGAGCCTTCCAGGGTAGGTATAGCTGTCCAGTGTACTACTATCATACGGGGAGTTATGCCAGGTTCCTCAGCTTCTATGCCGTAGTGTTCTTTCATATAAGCCAGAGAAAGTGCTCTTCTTTCATCATCAAAGACGATAGGCTTTTCAACGATCTCAATAGATTGGCTGCCGGCACATGCGCAGCAGAAAAGAGCAATGGCTATAAAAAGACGAGAGGTATGCATACACGTATTCGGTAAAAACAGAATACGAATTAGCGAATTTTCCTTACAAATTTGAAATTAAGATTGAAGGAATATAAATAGCGCCGGCTTTGGCTAAAATGATCTTCTAAGGGAGTAAGCATAATCTTACTAATGGCTTCCAGGCCTATAGCGGTTTGGGGATCTACTTTTCCTTCTATACCTATGCCGCCAATCGCACCCAGATTATGCTGCACTTTGCTTTTAAGGTAAGGCTGTGAGAGCAATTGTATTGTTTCAGCGCTGGCTTCACCACTGCGGGTACTTACTTTGTTTTTTTCATAGAGAAGTAGGCTATTAGTGATACCGAGCAGTGGGTAGAGCTCAAACTTGTCGTTCTGCATTACGCTATACGTGAGGTAAAAAGGTAGCTCCAGGTAGTCTTGTACAAAGTCAATAGTGTAACGGCGATTGAGGTCCGAAGCCTGATATACCGCAGAAACATGAATATTTGAAAAGCCTTTCTGAGAGTAATTAATAGCGGTGGCAATATCTAGCCTCTTGCTCACACTTTTTTGGAGGCCAAACCCAAAATCAAAGACATACATAGACTTCTCTCCTAATTGTACCGTCTGAGCATAATCGCTGAGCGCCTGCTGCTGAGCTAAACGATAAGAAATGCCGGGAGCCACATGCAAACTCCAGCTTAACTCCTGCGCTGAAACCGGAAGAGCAAATAATATGAGTGAGAGCAGTGGTATAAATTTCTTCATACAGAAGCATGTTTAGGCTGAGGCTAACTTGCTGAATATACCACTTTTTTGAAACTAATCTTAGTAGAAGTCTTCTGATATTTATATAAAGTAATAGGAGGCAATGGCATACCAGAATTTCATGGTCTGGTCTATAACATAGGCAGAGTGCTCTTCTTCTTTCCACCAGTAATCAGCAGCATCCTGGTGAGAACCCGAAGAAGATATTACACCTAGTTTAACCCTATCGGGCAGGGCCTTACGAAAAAGCAACCAGCTGCGGCGGGCATGAAGGTGCTCAGAAATTAAATTGACACGTAGTTCTTCCTGTACATATTCTTCCATCCACTCCGCTACTGCATCTGCGGTAGTATAGGTTTTGTTGTATTTAACACGAGGGGCATCAATAATTTGTATTTGTTCTGCTGGTACTCCATGTTCAATCAGAATATCGGCGGAGGAGCCTGCTCTACTCTTATGCACAGCCTGGAGGCGCTCTCCATCTATCTTTCCTCTGTCGTAGTGCACCAGAGAAGTACGGTTGGGTATAAACGTACTATCCAGGTATAGACTATGTATGTATACATTTCTGTCTTTCTGCTCCTCAAAGTCATAAAAGTCATTCGTAAAGATAACTTTAATCTGCTGTATACTATCAGAGTTTAGGGTTAAGGGGAATGAATATGCCTGGAGTTGAGCTTTGGTTTCTACTTCTCCCAAAGTATCAGTATCAGCCATAAGCAGCAATTTTCCGTGCTCTCCACCTACCATTGGGCTGTGTGCCCAGACTGTTACGGTATTATAAGCAGGCATATTCATTTGTCCTACCTCATACACCAGTCCGCCTTTGGAGTGAAGATAAAATTCGTTTTCAAGATTAATGCTTGCAGTAATTATTTTTTTATACTTACCCTGGTGGTAAAGCTCGGCAGCATGTTTTAAAGTGTTTTCTGATACCCAGCCTTCTACAATTAATACTTCTGCATCGGACAGGGGGGCATTCATAGAGAGGAAGTTATACCAGTTGGGGGCGAAAAGTCGGGCTAATCCTGCCAATGCAAGCAGTAAAAATATGCCGAAAAAGAGCTTTTTTAACATACTAGAAAGTAATCAAAAAGTGTTCTATTGCTTGTAATGCCTGCAACAAAGTTTGTTAGGCTTTACCTGCATACAAAACAAATATTTTTAAATTACGCGCTTAGTAAAAAATTGGTTTTATGAGTAAAGAAAAAAGACGCATGGGTATACATGCGCTCTACAGCCTAAATCCTGCCAAAGCAGACCGTTTACTTTGGGGGAGAAGTTGTGATCCTGCGAGCAGAAGAGGATTTTTAAAGAAAAGTGCCCTGGCGGCTATGAGTTCTGTATTAGGTGGAAAAATCGTGTACGCTAATCAGATGCCTGAAGGACTGATTCCTGCGGCTTTGGCAGACACTACTGAGGCCTTTCAGTTAGAAGGTAAGCACCCTGACTTGGTAGTACTTAACGACCGCCCCTGGAATGTAGAGACCCCACCGCATTTGCTGGATGATGAGGTTACTACAGCAGAAACACTTTTTGTGCGTAACAATGGTATACCTCCCCGCGAAATTGACCTGAACACATGGACATTAACTATAGAAGGTGAGTCTGCCAAACAAAGCAAAACCTACAGTCTGCAAGAGCTTAAAGACAAATTTAAGCACTATACTTACCAGCTTACTATTGAATGTGGTGGAAACGGCCGCAATGAGTTTAACCCTCCGGCCAAAGGTAACCAGTGGAGTACGGGTGCGGTAGGTTGCCCTGAATGGACAGGTGTGCGCCTGAAAGATGTTCTGGAGGATGTGGGGATTAAAGATGATGCAGTATATATTGGTTATTATGGTCGTGACGTACATATCAGCAATGACCCTGACAAAGTGGTTATCTCGCGTGGGGTGCCTATGCACAAAGCGCTGGAAGATGAAGCCTTGATTGCCTGGGCCATGAATGGAGAGGACCTGCCCTTGATGAATGGTTATCCTTTACGATTAGTATTTGGAGGCTGGCCTGCCTCAACTTCAGGAAAATGGCTGAGCAAAATTGTGATAAGAAACAAAGTGCATGATGGTCCTAAAATGGGAGGTGATTCTTATCGGGTGCCCTGTAAGCCAGTAGCTCCCGGTTCTAAAGTGCCAGACGATCAAATGTGCATAATTGAATCTATGCCCGTCAAGTCTCTGATTACCTACCCTAAAACCGGAGCCAAAATTAAAGAAGGTCGTAAACTGGATATTCGCGGACATGCTTGGGCAGGAGATTTGTCAGTTCAGTCTGTTGATTATTCTATAGATTTTGGAGCAAGCTGGCAGCCTTGTCAGTTGCGTAAACCTAAAAATCGTATGGCCTGGCAGCATTTTAGCGCACAGCTAGACTTTCCTGAAAAAGGCTATTATGAAGTATGGGCCAGGGCCACAGATAGCGAAGGGCAAATGCAGCCT
This window of the Porifericola rhodea genome carries:
- a CDS encoding sulfite oxidase — encoded protein: MSSVLGGKIVYANQMPEGLIPAALADTTEAFQLEGKHPDLVVLNDRPWNVETPPHLLDDEVTTAETLFVRNNGIPPREIDLNTWTLTIEGESAKQSKTYSLQELKDKFKHYTYQLTIECGGNGRNEFNPPAKGNQWSTGAVGCPEWTGVRLKDVLEDVGIKDDAVYIGYYGRDVHISNDPDKVVISRGVPMHKALEDEALIAWAMNGEDLPLMNGYPLRLVFGGWPASTSGKWLSKIVIRNKVHDGPKMGGDSYRVPCKPVAPGSKVPDDQMCIIESMPVKSLITYPKTGAKIKEGRKLDIRGHAWAGDLSVQSVDYSIDFGASWQPCQLRKPKNRMAWQHFSAQLDFPEKGYYEVWARATDSEGQMQPMLVPGWNPKGYLNNACHRIAVMVE
- a CDS encoding N-acetylmuramoyl-L-alanine amidase; this translates as MHTSRLFIAIALFCCACAGSQSIEIVEKPIVFDDERRALSLAYMKEHYGIEAEEPGITPRMIVVHWTAIPTLEGSFNAFYESRLPSFRTGISSGGALNVSVPYLIDQDGTIYQLMSDTLMGRHVIGLNHTAIGIENVGNGEDTPLTEAQYEANKKLIRYLTKKYDIDYLIGHHEYQRFKNHPLWLEQDPDYLTEKSDPGDAFMQRLRNDLGSLDFKPLPEEETQAIRQGIVGQVLWVEGNQMPGIGQSHKSPKPKGIQRKVYVYNVLQRDELEYEAGFFKKPKQPAVKVVNSDSSGHFSVALDTGSYSLLVEEPQGLYANLFDGNGYVQVTKVEKDSVNKVELKIDYKASY
- a CDS encoding response regulator — its product is MKKIKLACVIDDDPIYVYGTKRQMGIVGFCEDLLVLENGEVAIQELKSRVEKQKPLPEVILLDINMPIMDGWQFLDEFIQLPLYSSQPLIYVVSSSVDQQDIDKANAYSQVTSYLSKPLKAEDLQNIMQQV
- a CDS encoding RNA polymerase sigma factor, whose protein sequence is MHDEKALVSGCAKGERAMQKELYDRFSGQMLAVCIRYCKSREDAEDILQEAFVKVFNNIESFRKESTLGYWIKRIVINTALNYHRKSVYLYPHFDIEDMHDIGDDDVTVSNHNYKDLLKLLQTLPQGCQVIFNLYAIEGYKHKEIAEMLNISEGTSKSQYARAKSLIKEMITETGEVKHG
- a CDS encoding outer membrane beta-barrel protein, whose translation is MKKFIPLLSLILFALPVSAQELSWSLHVAPGISYRLAQQQALSDYAQTVQLGEKSMYVFDFGFGLQKSVSKRLDIATAINYSQKGFSNIHVSAVYQASDLNRRYTIDFVQDYLELPFYLTYSVMQNDKFELYPLLGITNSLLLYEKNKVSTRSGEASAETIQLLSQPYLKSKVQHNLGAIGGIGIEGKVDPQTAIGLEAISKIMLTPLEDHFSQSRRYLYSFNLNFKFVRKIR
- a CDS encoding carbohydrate-binding domain-containing protein, whose translation is MLKKLFFGIFLLLALAGLARLFAPNWYNFLSMNAPLSDAEVLIVEGWVSENTLKHAAELYHQGKYKKIITASINLENEFYLHSKGGLVYEVGQMNMPAYNTVTVWAHSPMVGGEHGKLLLMADTDTLGEVETKAQLQAYSFPLTLNSDSIQQIKVIFTNDFYDFEEQKDRNVYIHSLYLDSTFIPNRTSLVHYDRGKIDGERLQAVHKSRAGSSADILIEHGVPAEQIQIIDAPRVKYNKTYTTADAVAEWMEEYVQEELRVNLISEHLHARRSWLLFRKALPDRVKLGVISSSGSHQDAADYWWKEEEHSAYVIDQTMKFWYAIASYYFI
- a CDS encoding PAS domain-containing protein, which gives rise to MENMLRDDAASICTNYWEWNIPDNILYLSHDFKSMLGYQAEESCDILQIQDLILYPEDLERITKYWSSIQKEQYKPNMPTEIKYSHKVNSEVWASMNLSVQSWGDDQRPTKLVAHHIDITSLKQAEERLRRKNERLQSILRGANIGTWEWNMQNGDVILNERWADILGMPWVEGQVIKISDFDKMLHPEDRAIVATQLEKHLKGEEEFYKCEVRMHHMSFKWVWIEVSGKVNEWAEDGSPIWITGYVQDITERKNNALQLAYYKELLDKTNELARVGSWEMNLEFQTLTWSKVTKEIHEVDQNYRPKLSEAINFYQAGEHRDTISRAVSAAIEKGKPFDVELQIVTASNKPLWVRAIGFPEFSNGECVRIYGVFQDIDEKKNTEIKIKHSLDRNRIFVEQCPNAIAMFDHEMRYLAASQKWIEEYNLKDKKILGVCHYELFPAIREEWREIHREGLRGIHNQKDEDFFEDENGKFRWVSWDVRPWYLSKDKIGGILLYTSDITQKKNAMLKLARSEEQFRQTFDNAPIGIALVSPKGEWLKVNPQVCKIVGYSESELLDQSFQDITHTDDLEADLGYVKQVLNGEINYYHLEKRYYHKKGHIVWVLLSVSLIRDEYGNPRHFVTQIKDITSKKKAQQKLEQTLTVVKEQNNRLINFAHIVSHNLRSHSGNLEMLLQFFKDETEEKEKDFLLNSITAISKSLSETITHLTEVVKIQNSTHETKNALNLHAYLEKAINTVQADLIKTKGQVVLEVPSNTEVLFNPAYLDSVLLNFITNALKYRHKERTPVIHITAKPTSEFVVLNITDNGLGIDLQKHGEKLFGLYKTFHHRKDARGVGLFITKNQIEAMGGKVEVESELGCGTTFKIYFPYEKNKVSLRY